The DNA sequence CAATCTTTTCAACAGAGTTAGTATTCTTAACTAACTGAACTAGAAAATTCCAATCTTTTAGCAGTAAAATACATGTCAGACGAACAATATATGTCTCAAATATGGCCAAATATGCGATTGTAAATGAGCACAACAAAATTGGAAAATTCCCATAATGCAGTTCTGGTATTGATCCATGTGGTTTCCCACTGTACATAGCAAGGCCCTGTGTTCCCGTGTGGTCAGCAGTGTGGTCAGAGGAGTGGAGCTTCATGGTGAAAGTGCAGAACATATCTGTGACTTTGGAGGAGACCATCGTCCTGGAGGATGTGCCAGATCTTCCATCAGCACTTGGATACCTTTTTGGATCGCTGTGCGCTCTCGATATCTCATATCCAAAGGCTCTCAAATACACTTTTGAGACATTTCAACATGTCTTCATGGAAGTGGTTCTGATTCTACACAGCACATATGGTCGCTGCAGAAGAGACTCCTTTAAACCAATGGAGTTGTCCAATTGTATCTGTTCTTCTCAACCGTTCCACTGTTATTGGTTCCATCGTCCTGCATGCTCgctcatcattttcttttattttttaatctttattcTACCATGTAATTGGAGCCTATATACCTGTGGTGGTTAACAACTAAGCAGATGTGTCACGTCGGCACATTATTGTCTttcaaatctttctttttttattaaagtgGACACTTGCATATGGTCATATGGTAAACTGATGTCATGTTGGCACACTTATATTATTATCACGTATATTATTAAGCACATGTGCTTTTCTCGACAGCTTTTTGCAccgcaaaataaaagtgtgggAATGCTGATTTggaattttgtatttatttgaattcacGTAGCTAAAATATGCAGTTAATTCGCTTTTGCTAATTCTATGAATCATGCTgttgaacaaataaatatagtaaTATTGGCAAAATGAAGAGTTAATAGCAATAGCAATTCACAGAACAGCAGAAATGTAATTGGCACAGCAGTGAAATGCCACTTGAGAAAAAGATACGTGCAAAGGGTTGCCTTGAAAATGTaagttatttttttacagtgtagtttgttccaatgacggatttcacttttgaaaaaatgaCTTCCAATTCTTTTGCATTAAGAAATAAGCAACTAACTACCAGAAATCTGCTTCAGTTTGGTCTGACCCCCCTGATAGGTCTCAGTGTGCTCTCAATAACACTCATTTTAAGACCTTGCAGAGCCCCAGTCCTTGACTTGGACTCCTCAACCCATGTTTGTCAAACACCCTTTTCTGAATTGACCAGAAAGACGTTCTACTGATCCACCATCAGGATGAAATCACTCAAATTCTTTGAGTAATTGTCAGCTAAATTCAATACCAGAAACTACAGAGACGTTTCTGAAGTATCATATTCACACTGGAGAAGGTGACAACAATGTCTGGGATTTTATTTCCACCAAATGATCGTCATGTTCAGTTACTAATCCTTGGGGTAATTTCCTTTTGCGCCCCCGGTCGCATGTCATAGCGTTAGCGGCTGGTGTTACCCCAATGAAACTAGAACCAGCGAGGTCACGTGTCAGTAGTGTGGTCCTGGGGAGGCTAAAATTAAACCCGACTCTGTGCTCCATCTACACGCAGTCAGACACTAGTGCCCGCCCACCCGGAGCACATATACAATTTCACCATGTCAGACTTTTTTCTTTCGTGACCTTTTCCAACCAGACCAGGATGTTCCCAGCACCGACCTCAGATGTTGCCTGGTCACTTGGAAATGTCACTTTTCTTCTGTCACTTTCTgtccttgtttgttctttttctttttttttttttttctttttctgattctgattctgattcttgttgaaattttttttttttttgcaaacatgTTGGGAGCAGAAACCATCAAGCTTGACAGTTTTGGGTCACAGCAGCTGCACATACATGGCTCATGTTCTGGTTGCATTGAGTGTAACTGGGTGAATGAAAGGTTTTGTGATACACACTCTATACTCTGCTGAGGAACATGCGCGGGCCCAGTGCCACGACCTTGGAGACGCACAGAAAATAGCTTTGGAGCGTGTACATATGGAGGACAGGTTTATATCACGCCCACTCTTAAACACTAGGGCTTCTAAGCCTCCCATGAGAGGATGTGCCTAGTCACGCCACGATTTCAGTTTATGTCGCAAGAGCTAAACTCAAGGTgtgagggccaaatctggccctccAGGTCATTTAATGTGGCCCTCACTAGCTTTAAATTGTTTCCTCAAAATTAAACCAAAATAAACTTCTAACAAACAAAGGTGCGTTGcattccaaaaagaaaaaaacgctgTGTTTCATGTGTAATGATGGTGGCGTCTCAGTTTGGGCATTTTGACGCCAACTGCCGGTGAAAAAGGAGACACTGCATTCTCCTTGCACTCACTGCCTGTTAAAGGAGAGCTAGTTATAGACGACATGATTCATAGTGGTGACTCGGTGGGTCATATGGTGCACAGCTAAAGTGAATTATGACCATTTTTCGTTGACTAGATTCATTTTTTCGGCTTGGAAACTCAGTTTCTAAATGCATCCTTACCCAACGTAGAAGGAGAAGTAATGGTTTCATTGACTTGCTGGACCTCTCGCTGTGACCCCCTGAACTCATTGACCTCACAAATATACCATTTCCTTATTTCAAATATCCTCTTGAGTCATGTGTAAAATGAGttaggtgcttttattttaacagGGGTCATGACTCTAGATCACTGTCCTGCTCATCCTGAATGGCCATAGCTACTGTGTGACTCTTGGGAGCTGCTGTGTTTGTACAACTGCTACGGTGGGATTGACTGGTGATTGTCACACGCAGGGAGCCGAGCCTGCACCCACAGTGGATAATACCCACAATGCACAGGGGCTGGAGGCTGGACAACAGATGTCGGCTGCTCTAGCTGACGACTTGAAGCATGTGACGTTGACGGGGATTGTTAATCCAgatttaaagacacacacacacatatgaacaCACCTGTCCATAAAACGTGAATTCTACACACCCCTGTTGATGTGCTTGTCTGCCACAATAGGCAGCAGGGGACTGTCCTGAACTAGAATGGGCTGAAGCGGCGGTTCATTTCTGCTCACTGTCGCCCTCTCTTGCCTGTGTCCGGCGTTgcagctccttctccttcatAGCAACTTTTGGAAGGGACACGTGTTGTGAACGTTGCAACACGCAGCAGTAGTTTGATCGTATCCCATTCTTGCTTTTGGTCGATTAAAACCCagattttagtttaaaaaatatacattgttTTGAAGCGTTTATCacaatcagaaaactttattaatgcCAAGGGAAATTATCTTAGTAACATGATCTGTACACaagtcacaataaaatgaaaataaataaataatacagtggtacctcagctTTCAAACgcctcggaattcaaacaaatcggagatTTTGAACTgtaacgcccctgaaaaaacatcacgtgcgcggaccgatcagctgacccacgacgcgctttgttattgtgtatgacgcagcctccgtatgcagacgtgtcccgttagctacatttactgactgttttttcttcatcttgaggtgtaaaacctttcctgtctccacactggaccgtggtagagtgtcacaggggaggtgctcgctctccacacctccgaggctggaacagtgcacctgcagcagacactctacattcactcctacaaaagcctataaaagagcttagaaacattttttttatgtatgtaaatgtaaGCCCTACCCCTGAAACCTGTTTGTGATTCCATCCTCCAATGAATGTTATttagtttttacattttttcattGCGCTCATTAGTTATTATCATCTTTTAATTCGTTTATGGACTTTCTTGGCTTTCACAACATATTTAGTTTACTATTTATAATGATTCTGTAATTGCATATGCCTCATGCAGAACAAAGTTATcttatatttatattgtatcAGTTTTTTTCGACACACGTCACTAAGGAACTGTGTAACGTTATACTGCAGCATAGACGATtacttcatcatttttatgtgctCAGTATTGGCAAGATTCTTTCTACTATTTTAACCCATCAGCTTAAAGTGTATTTGATCGGGctgttgtcattcattttccacACACCAGtttgcttttttggggggggcatgaaaacaaatgtgcgGCATCCTCGGACCATGTGGACGTCAAGAAAAacgaatacatgaaataaaatgcaaaaatagattttggctgattttttgaaaatgacatcTCTTGGTGAGTATTGACAGTGAACATCACTGAACTACAGGGACAGTGACTAGCTTAAAAACAGAGCAGACACCAGCTTGTGACGCATTTATCTCACTATATTTACTTCTCCCTGAACGTTTCTCTGATAATCCTTacttttttccttgtttctaCTGTACCCAAGTGGCCGAAAGGTATATTGCAAATATGGACGCATGGAGAAAACCAATGATAAATATTATGGATTACTAAATAAAGTGtgtaaagtatatatatatatatatatatatatatatatatatatatatatatatatatatatatatatatatatatatatatataaataatgtcaCAAAGCGGGAACCCAGTCGATTTTGTGGACTCGTGGTGGACACGCAACAGTATTCTCAAGGCTTCTACAAAAACTGGGTCGAGTTTCTTACCATGGCTGAGGAGGTCACGTCACCTTCCAGTCACACAGATTTGGTCTGATTTCTGTTCAATTTTTATCTGGGTAAAAGAACAGTTATAACACAATATTAATGTAGTgctgacaattttttttttttttaagtgaaaccAGAAGTGGGGTATGGTTGATTTCGGGGAAAAAGATTCTTCCATTTTCATCAGTAGTTTTCATACATTGAATTTTCCTGTTAAAACAAATTACGATAGattgaataaaatgaattgtTTCCAGTTTTCATGTCTTGTGGCCTCATTCATTAGAATAAAATAGACAAATACAAAAGTGGATCCCCAAGTTACAAGACGTGGATTTATATCTACAAAATGATATTCTAGAGTTGTTTTAACGTGTTTCCATGAATCTTGTTTCTGTTTAAACATGATTTGCAGGTGTCTTTAAGGGAGGCTGAAATTCCAAGTTCAACGGAAACAGCTAGTTATTctcctaaataaataaaagtatttcgAATCACAAGTTGCCATTGTAAAAACAATAAGGTGTGTGCCTGCGAAAGCTACCTGTTTACCTCGACAGTCATTGACTAGCGCCACCTGTGTTGACAGCTGACGAACCACACAAAGTTTATGTAGTGACAATTTTGtaaatacagtttttttttccaactttttaaaattcattttttactgGATCTAACCGGTGGATGTTCTTGACTATGAACtatatcaacacatttatttttttaaataatttgctTGATACAAATACCGTATTTATTCTCATCCTATAAAGAATTTACTGAAAATAAacgtcattatttatttaataatctgttgagacacacaaaaaatcATTCTtagtttattaatattttggaAAGTGTTGACAGTGATCTAAGTGACACGAAGGATTGATGTGAATTGATTTTAATGTATAGATTTGTACAGCCTGAAGTGACAGTAAGAGGAAGTGTGAAGGTGAACGCTGTCAATCATACGTCATATTAATCTGCAGGGCAGAGATTCCTCACTGCCATGAATCTAATAAATCCTTTATATCACAAGCCAAATGATTCCTTTCACTGATGTTGGAAAGTGGGCAGCAGGCATTCCTTCACTGATGCTGTCAAAGTGTGTAGCGTGTAATGTAGCCGGTCCCTTTCATGAGAGAAATTCTGCGGGGGAAATTGTTTAGTGGCGCAATATCAAGTTGAGGGCAGAAGCTTGTCCTAACTGGGAAGGTATGTGGCTCGCGGGAATCTCTTACATGTAGGTGCCTGCATTGGCTGAGAGCAATTTCTCCTGAAACATCCGTTAATCGGCTACTTGCTTAACTGACGTGCATAAAGCAAAGAAATGATAGGGAAATTCAGTTCAAGTCTTTGTTTGGTTTCACATTTCCGTCAGCTGCTCTTTGCTACCTGCATGATGGCTGATGCAGCAAACTACCATTTCAATGTCCCTGGTAAACTgaacaatatttcaaaagtgAAAGGAATAtaactgtaaaataaaatcactaaaCTGTTCAGACTACGACTATGCAACCTCCCATCAATGAAATCTCTGGAacagtttgtgtgtgcatgGCAAAACAAATTCAGCTGTATGATTTCAGGGGGGATATAAAGCTCCACACAGGGGGCAAACAGTTGGGTCCACCACATGACACTGCCGCTCTGTGTGGTCACTTGTTTacgctctttgtttggactgtGCCACAGAAAGCTCTGGATGCGAGCTGTCGCTTTGTTTACCACCATTATTCACACTGTTTTTCTTGTTACACAAGgcacaaataaaatcattctCCCATACAAACATGCAGGTTTGGTCAATTCAAATATTACACTGACCTCTGAAACGGTtcgtttgtgtgtttttctgatgttttcGCGTGTTTGAACACATACCAGCTGCagggtgtgtgtgaatgtgtgtgtctgtgtgtgtatcaaGCCGTGTTATATAAAGGGATGAGTTCAGTTCGACGTGTATCTCTTCACCAGCTCACTCTGCCTGGACCTCCAACGGAAGCACAATGGCGTTACTTCTGACCGTGCTGGCAGGTGTCCTCTGCCTCATGAGCGCCTCCTCAGAAGTCACACCTCAGCCCAACTTCGATGCACAAGGGGTGAGACACACATTTCCTCTATTCGGTCTGTATTTTGATGTGATTTCCAGCGGCTACATGGAAAAGGAGTCTGCTTCTTTTCCAAGCTGCTTTATGATAAGAGATCAACTTCCACTGCCTTTTATTTTATACTTCAAGGACAATCTTACAATACTTTTAGTGTCCTCATCTATTGTGTGgagtttaaaataaatttaaaattttaattttgcaAATATACTTCTCCTCATCAAGTTGAATagattatttaaatatatatattgtgtatatatatatatgcatattttatttctgtatattatatataaacgTGTATAGATATACATACTGTATAAAACATGTATAGATAtctatactgtatagatatatatattatttctgTCAGTATATTTCAACTACATTGCATTGTAAATGGTATGGCCTCATTGTCATTGCTTTAATACGTATTTCTGGTCATATTTGGgaaaaatgcttaaaaaataCTATAAAAAAATAGATGCACATACTAAACATCTCAGAAATGTGATGCTTAATGCTTATTCAGATGGCTGGAAAATGGTACCTGATTGGATTTGCCACAAACGCCGAGTGGTTTATCAACCGCAGAGCCAGCATGAAAATGGGTACAGCAATGTTTACCCCGACTGCCGAGGGGGACCTGGACATGTCCTACGCCAGTctcaggtgaggaggaggaagacaaaaaaaaaacttaaaagtgAGTGAACCTGAGGATGTTTGTCTTGCAGCCCAGATGGCTCATGTTGGAGACTGAACAACTTGGCGAGGAAGACAAATGCGCTGGGAAGGTTCCAATACACAAGTGAGCGTGAGTGCATGCAAGCATGTTCACGCATGACGTCTGACAACACCGCGGCTGAATCTCTTTTGTCATGGGTTCCTTCTCATGAAGCATTTTTCCactaacaatgttttttttttcattacataaCAATGGCTTCTGAATCAGACAAAAAGTCCCCGCAGAATAGTCAAAGCATATTCTGTATACTGCCGTATATTAAGAGATAAAGTGtcagaacagaaacaaacagcagataaGGTCAGAGTATTGTGAGCTGGCTGAaccatgccttttttttttattctaaatatatttgatttgccaggacgtgtttgtttttcatgtaagATTTGAACTTCTCTCCTGCAGGCTGGGAGAATCAGAATGAAATGTACATGGTGGACGTCAAGTACGATGAGTACGCCCTCACACACACCATCAAGACCAAGGGTGGCGAAAGCACGGTGGTTAACAAGCTATATGGTAAAGCATGACGTTGAACTACTGCGCTGCACGTGAGTCGACTCAAACGTGGTCTTCTTATGCAGGTCGAGGGGTTGACCTCAgtcctgaggtgaaggagaAGTTCAAGCTGTTCTCCTTGGAAACTGGGATCCTACCAGAAAACATTGCTTTCCTTCCCAAGAACGGTACTTTACCAAAGTTTCTAGTTCCAATTGATTCTGTGAGTGTAAGTGTTGCTGTGTTTCCCAGGTGAATGCCCAGCTGCATGACTTCCTCTCAAGACACTGAGATTAAAGCGTCACTCTTACCAGAAGGCACTtgagtctttaaaaaaatatgaaaaataaaatgtcaaagaagtaaaatactttgtttttattacagTTTTTTGTAACAAATACATTGCAGTACATCCATAACAACACAGttgagattttcttttcagcaaGTGTTTACATCTACACGCTCTGTACAGATTTGTATACAAAACAATAATTTACGTCCCATAGAAGTCTAGTTACACGCAACTATACAACAACTtgtaattgaaataaatacgttaaaaaaaagatcacaaatggaaaagtgtaaaaaaaaaaaaaaaaaaaagccacagtACACTGAACAGCAGCACCTGTTTTCAGAAGTTGCATTTTCGCAGATATTGTTGTATATCTGTTACTCCACtggcaaaaacacttttttttgttccataagAGCAAGAGTTGGAGGTCTTCAGTTTAGACTTAGTgtaaagtgtttaaaaaaaaaagcataaaaccTTTGCCTTGTTTTTAAAGGTATTAAATCAAATGCgaattgtcatgggaaaaaaatggcGGCAGACCAGGTGAGAAAAGTCACTACAGTTCCGTCTACAAAGGATGTCTCTACAATTGAGTCAATTCTGAGGGCATGAACACATGACAACCAAATGAGTTGTTCAGTAAGTGGTATAAGAATGAAAATTATTCTAGGACATCTGTTATTGAGAAGTAGTTTCCCCCATCAGTCATATTTCTTTTATAGCGAGAAGAAATACTGTCAGTTTCTACCTGGACACAATACAAGAGCGTTTTTGGGATCGTACTCTCAGCAACTTC is a window from the Synchiropus splendidus isolate RoL2022-P1 chromosome 17, RoL_Sspl_1.0, whole genome shotgun sequence genome containing:
- the zgc:153704 gene encoding lipocalin-like isoform X1, giving the protein MALLLTVLAGVLCLMSASSEVTPQPNFDAQGMAGKWYLIGFATNAEWFINRRASMKMGTAMFTPTAEGDLDMSYASLSPDGSCWRLNNLARKTNALGRFQYTSWENQNEMYMVDVKYDEYALTHTIKTKGGESTVVNKLYGRGVDLSPEVKEKFKLFSLETGILPENIAFLPKNGECPAA
- the zgc:153704 gene encoding lipocalin-like isoform X2 is translated as MTSLAHSAWTSNGSTMALLLTVLAGVLCLMSASSEVTPQPNFDAQGMAGKWYLIGFATNAEWFINRRASMKMGTAMFTPTAEGDLDMSYASLSPDGSCWRLNNLARKTNALGRFQYTSERWENQNEMYMVDVKYDEYALTHTIKTKGGESTVVNKLYGRGVDLSPEVKEKFKLFSLETGILPENIAFLPKNGECPAA